The proteins below come from a single Aegilops tauschii subsp. strangulata cultivar AL8/78 chromosome 6, Aet v6.0, whole genome shotgun sequence genomic window:
- the LOC109770480 gene encoding filament-like plant protein 7 produces the protein MAEMEDALRSCMEQLLIAREEREQIIVEAASEISSQQKKLRELQHSLEAANKKAAKLAAENNSLCKAMDAKDKLVRELRESKAASDQELSGAAAKLDAAQKQSASLQYEARMLQKELEVRSQEREYDLRSVDAARAQQAESLKKIAQLEGECQRLRAMVRKRLPGPAALAKMRDEVEPQQQPPPSRAGASPRRPRSVTPTVSPRSVTPTMSPRPVTPRRAPEPDHGYAVRLRAIEDENNVLKRMLAARDTELQFTQTKYAEEASKLSAVQGQLKELTEESKRLSDAHAKSETWATALVSELDQLRAGKQGHGASSVMVSDMSLLDDFAEIERMEMESGDHHTSGHSGSVVPDKNGESPVLEHGHPEWLQDVWKLVTSNHEATGESIDAIVDGVRRALDEGPVRGNGDASDLLYDRAKVEELIGNLIDKITSTIRVSAEDDAARSESLLYAKPELCARLEYLVHVCHDVLQRKARLEDFIDEVCLVLEYIMSIYFSNQVRSDTVDGNENDFHAHVEPDVQSATSAATALDIQTEAQKEQIQPPECQHPEKIQAMVMLDQNDDIQLGRKSSYYEIESLTADGMGEDLAQKEAKQLATDSEISAAADKLAECQETITNLSKQLQALQTPPSSGPPDISTHSPRPSSADYKPQSLGSILADEGASTAEGQNSPEKEHGEPDDAAARKSTAQEQIPDADGKASAAQAVVQPLVKEHEAAADPRKKKRGPGLLGRMIFRKRVEGRSS, from the exons ATGGCTGAAATGGAAGATGCGCTGAGATCCTGCATGGAGCAGCTGCTCATTGCCAGAGAAGAGCGGGAGCAAATCATCGTGGAAGCAGCCAGCGAGATATCCTCCCAGCAAAAGAAGCTGCGTGAACTACAGCACAGCCTCGAAGCCGCGAACAAGAaggccgcgaagctcgccgccgagAACAACAGCCTCTGCAAGGCCATGGACGCCAAGGACAAGCTCGTCAGGGAGCTGAGGGAGTCCAAGGCGGCCTCCGACCAGGAGCTCTCCGGCGCGGCGGCGAAGCTGGACGCGGCGCAGAAGCAGAGCGCGTCGCTGCAGTACGAGGCACGCATGCTccagaaggagctggaggtgagGAGCCAGGAGCGGGAGTACGACCTCAGGTCCGTGGATGCCGCCCGCGCGCAGCAGGCGGAGAGCCTGAAGAAGATCGCGCAGCTGGAGGGCGAGTGCCAGCGGCTGCGCGCCATGGTCCGGAAGCGCCTCCCCGGGCCGGCCGCCTTGGCCAAGATGAGGGACGAGGTCGAGCCgcagcagcagccgccgccgTCCAGGGCCGGGGCCAGCCCGAGGCGGCCGCGCTCCGTGACGCCGACAGTGTCGCCGCGTTCGGTGACGCCGACGATGTCGCCGCGGCCCGTGACGCCGCGGCGCGCTCCGGAGCCTGATCATGGCTACGCCGTCAGGCTGCGCGCGATCGAGGACGAGAACAACGTTCTGAAGCGGATGCTGGCGGCGAGAGACACCGAGCTGCAGTTCACGCAGACGAAGTACGCGGAGGAGGCCAGCAAGCTGTCGGCGGTGCAGGGGCAGCTCAAGGAGCTGACGGAGGAGAGCAAGCGGCTGAGCGATGCACACGCCAAGTCCGAGACGTGGGCCACTGCTCTGGTGTCTGAACTGGACCAGCTCAGGGCTGGGAAGCAGGGACATGGAGCATCGTCCGTCATGGTGTCCGACATGAGCTTGCTCGACGACTTCGCCGagatcgagaggatggagatggAGTCAGGGGATCATCACACATCAGGACATTCGGGATCCGTCGTGCCCGACAAGAACGGCGAGAGCCCGGTCCTAGAACATGGTCATCCTGAATGGCTGCAGGATGTTTGGAAACTCGTTACAAGTAACCATGAAGCAACCGGAGAAAGCATCGACGCCATTGTTGATGGAGTAAGGCGTGCATTGGACGAGGGCCCTGTTCGTGGGAACGGAGATGCTTCTGATCTACTGTATGACCGGGCCAAAGTGGAGGAACTGATCGGCAATCTGATCGACAAAATCACGTCCACGATCCGCGTTTCGGCAGAAGACGATGCTGCAAGATCTGAATCTTTGTTGTATGCCAAGCCTGAACTCTGTGCTCGGCTCGAGTACCTGGTTCATGTTTGCCATGATGTGCTACAGAGGAAAGCCAGGCTTGAAGATTTTATCGACGAGGTTTGCCTGGTACTGGAGTATATAATGAGCATATACTTCTCGAACCAAGTTCGATCGGACACCGTGGACGGTAACGAAAATGACTTTCATGCACATGTTGAACCTGACGTGCAAAGTGCAACATCAGCAGCAACAGCATTGGATATCCAAACTGAAGCACAAAAGGAACAGATTCAGCCACCTGAATGTCAGCACCCTGAAAAAATTCAAGCAATGGTCATGCTGGATCAGAATGATGATATCCAACTGGGGAGGAAGTCGTCATACTATGAGATAGAAAG TCTCACTGCTGATGGAATGGGAGAAGACTTGGCACAAAAGGAGGCGAAACAACTAGCAACG GACTCAGAGATATCTGCAGCAGCTGACAAACTTGCAGAGTGCCAGGAGACCATCACGAACCTAAGCAAACAATTGCAGGCTCTCCAGACTCCGCCGAGTTCAGGCCCTCCAGACATCTCAACGCACAGCCCGCGGCCGAGCTCGGCTGACTACAAGCCCCAGTCACTTGGAAGCATCCTTGCCGACGAGGGCGCCAGCACAGCCGAGGGTCAGAACTCTCCCGAGAAAGAACATGGCGAGCCTGACGACGCGGCAGCACGAAAGAGCACGGCACAAGAGCAGATTCCTGACGCCGACGGGAAGGCGTCAGCGGCGCAAGCCGTTGTTCAGCCGTTGGTCAAGGAGCATGAGGCTGCTGCTGATCCTCGGAAGAAGAAGCGGGGTCCGGGCTTGCTGGGCAGGATGATCTTCAGGAAAAGAGTGGAGGGCAGGTCCTCCTAG